A single region of the Nocardioides aurantiacus genome encodes:
- a CDS encoding glycerophosphodiester phosphodiesterase, whose translation MGGLTVLATGRTFDLQAHRGGAGLWPENSLLAFDRALALGVTTLECDVHVSADGVPVLSHERTYAGHLIARRTWTELAGLSSCGPEPLATLDQLLTLVHERGAEVGLNVETKFDVLHAEETAPRERFVEAVVGLLTDAGALARTSVQSFDWAVLRLVRAAAPQLRLNALSTTDRLEVDQPGASPWLAGLDIDDYDDSVALAAASLGFDALSPSRSSLTPDLVDQAHAAGLRVLPYTVDDAPTMRLLVDLGVDGLITNRPDVLRRVLAEAGQELPVSWPG comes from the coding sequence GTGGGTGGGCTGACCGTGCTCGCGACCGGTCGGACCTTCGACCTCCAGGCCCACCGGGGCGGCGCGGGGCTGTGGCCCGAGAACTCGCTGCTCGCCTTCGACCGCGCCCTGGCGCTCGGCGTGACCACGCTGGAGTGCGACGTGCACGTCAGCGCGGACGGCGTGCCCGTCCTCTCCCACGAGCGGACCTACGCCGGGCACCTCATCGCCCGCCGCACCTGGACCGAGCTGGCGGGGCTGTCCTCCTGCGGGCCCGAGCCGCTGGCCACGCTCGACCAGCTGCTCACGCTGGTGCACGAGCGCGGCGCCGAGGTCGGCCTCAACGTCGAGACGAAGTTCGACGTGCTGCACGCCGAGGAGACCGCCCCGCGGGAGCGGTTCGTCGAGGCCGTCGTCGGGCTGCTCACCGACGCCGGGGCCCTCGCCCGCACGTCGGTGCAGAGCTTCGACTGGGCCGTGCTGCGCCTGGTGCGCGCCGCGGCGCCGCAGCTGCGGCTCAACGCCCTCAGCACCACCGACCGGCTCGAGGTCGACCAGCCGGGCGCCTCGCCGTGGTTGGCGGGCCTCGACATCGACGACTACGACGACAGCGTCGCCCTGGCCGCGGCCAGCCTGGGCTTCGACGCCCTCTCGCCCAGCCGCAGCAGCCTCACCCCCGACCTCGTCGACCAGGCGCACGCGGCCGGCCTGCGCGTGCTGCCCTACACCGTCGACGACGCACCCACGATGCGGCTGCTGGTCGACCTCGGGGTGGACGGACTGATCACCAACCGGCCCGACGTGCTCCGCCGGGTGCTGGCGGAGGCGGGCCAGGAGCTCCCGGTCTCCTGGCCGGGCTAG
- a CDS encoding LLM class F420-dependent oxidoreductase, which yields MKISTQLTYSGNPRETADQVAGLERAGLDTIWVAEAYGFDAATLMGYLAARTETVEIGSAILNVYSRTPALLAQTAAGLDNVSGGRAILGLGASGPQVVEGWHGVPYRAPVARTREVVDIVRAALRREVLVHDGRQVTLPLPPDQGTGLGKPLKMLTHPERSAVPIYIAALGPRSVEGTAEYADGWLPFLFSPEGAQGVWGEALAAGAARRPAELGPLEVVGGGMVAVGDDVKHLLDLARPHTALYVGGMGARGKNFYNDLVGQYGFEAEAARIQDLYLSGRKQEAEAAVPLELLEQTNLVGPEGHVRERLAAYAEAGVTNLNVVPVDDDPASLVRRLKEWVG from the coding sequence GTGAAGATCTCCACGCAGCTGACCTACTCCGGCAACCCCCGCGAGACCGCCGACCAGGTCGCCGGCCTGGAGCGGGCGGGGCTCGACACCATCTGGGTGGCCGAGGCCTACGGCTTCGACGCCGCCACCCTGATGGGCTACCTCGCCGCCCGCACGGAGACGGTGGAGATCGGCTCGGCCATCCTCAACGTCTACTCCCGCACCCCGGCGCTGCTCGCCCAGACCGCCGCCGGCCTCGACAACGTCTCCGGCGGCCGCGCCATCCTCGGCCTGGGCGCCTCGGGCCCGCAGGTCGTCGAGGGCTGGCACGGCGTGCCCTACCGCGCGCCGGTCGCCCGCACCCGCGAGGTCGTCGACATCGTCCGGGCGGCGCTGCGCCGCGAGGTGCTGGTGCACGACGGCCGCCAGGTCACGCTGCCGCTGCCGCCCGACCAGGGCACCGGGCTCGGCAAGCCGCTGAAGATGCTCACCCACCCCGAGCGCTCGGCCGTCCCGATCTACATCGCCGCGCTGGGCCCGAGGTCGGTCGAGGGCACCGCGGAGTACGCCGACGGCTGGCTGCCGTTCCTGTTCAGCCCCGAGGGCGCCCAGGGGGTGTGGGGCGAGGCCCTGGCCGCCGGTGCCGCCCGGCGGCCCGCCGAGCTCGGCCCGCTCGAGGTCGTGGGCGGCGGCATGGTCGCGGTCGGCGACGACGTCAAGCACCTGCTCGACCTCGCCCGGCCCCACACCGCGCTCTACGTCGGCGGCATGGGGGCGCGGGGCAAGAACTTCTACAACGACCTCGTCGGGCAGTACGGCTTCGAGGCCGAGGCCGCCCGCATCCAGGACCTCTACCTGAGCGGGCGCAAGCAGGAGGCCGAGGCGGCCGTGCCCCTGGAGCTGCTCGAGCAGACCAACCTGGTCGGACCCGAGGGACACGTGCGCGAGCGGCTGGCGGCGTACGCCGAGGCAGGGGTCACCAACCTCAACGTGGTGCCGGTCGACGACGACCCGGCGAGCCTGGTGCGACGCCTCAAGGAGTGGGTGGGCTGA
- a CDS encoding MMPL family transporter, giving the protein MVTGTHRAGRSRRWLLPVAVLLVWVFVGGPLSSFAGQLGSIQENDNAAFLPQSAESTRALEKLVRFQDEDTLPAVVVAERDGGLTADDTALLQRYAGELADVPGLAASGVTGPIPSADGEAAQLVVNLDARDGDALLETVGKVRDVVADPPAGLTVLVGGQGGILGDFIEAFGAIDGILLVVALLVVLVILLVVYRTPVLPLVVILSSVLALGVASAAVYGLARADVLDVNGQSQGILFILAIGAATDYSLLVVSRFREELRDHESRFTAMGRALRASWEPVVASGLTVVLGLLCLLLSDLSSLAGLGPVGALGIVGAVLASLTLLPAMLVLLGRAAFWPFMPAYGSEHRDDRGVWGRVARLVGRRAPAVAVVTALVLGVLAAFITTLDEDPVPQTELFLTEVDSVRAQEVLDAHFESDSSSPVQVVVPAARLQETVALLQDHPGIARPTDRTPTVFALPASPEDPTTPKVVDGEAVVLATLDAPGDSAAATRTLELLRTDLHTLDDDVLVGGSTAILVDTRDTTQRDRAVVIPAILLVILVVLALLLRSLVAPLLLILANVLSFGATMGVSALVFEHVFDYPASDPSTSLIAFVFLVALGIDYSIFLMTRVREESLRRGTRPGILKGLSVTGGVITSAGVVLAATFTALGVIPILFLAQIAFIVAFGVLLDALVVRSLLVPALCHWIGPGIWWPSRLARRP; this is encoded by the coding sequence ATGGTCACAGGGACGCACCGCGCCGGCCGGTCACGGCGCTGGCTGCTGCCGGTCGCGGTGCTGCTGGTGTGGGTGTTCGTCGGCGGGCCGCTGAGCAGCTTCGCCGGGCAGCTCGGGTCGATCCAGGAGAACGACAACGCCGCCTTCCTCCCGCAGAGCGCGGAGTCCACCCGCGCGCTGGAGAAGCTGGTGCGGTTCCAGGACGAGGACACGCTGCCGGCCGTCGTGGTCGCCGAGCGCGACGGCGGCCTGACGGCCGACGACACCGCCCTTCTCCAGCGGTACGCCGGGGAGCTGGCCGACGTGCCGGGCCTGGCCGCCTCCGGGGTGACCGGGCCGATCCCCTCGGCCGACGGCGAGGCCGCCCAGCTGGTCGTCAACCTCGACGCCCGGGACGGCGACGCGCTGCTCGAGACGGTCGGGAAGGTGCGCGACGTCGTCGCCGACCCGCCTGCGGGGCTGACCGTGCTCGTCGGCGGCCAGGGCGGCATCCTCGGCGACTTCATCGAGGCCTTCGGCGCCATCGACGGGATCCTGCTGGTCGTCGCCCTGCTGGTCGTGCTGGTGATCCTGCTGGTCGTCTACCGCACGCCGGTGCTGCCGCTGGTGGTGATCCTCTCCTCGGTGCTCGCCCTCGGGGTCGCCTCGGCGGCGGTCTACGGCCTGGCGCGGGCCGACGTGCTCGACGTCAACGGCCAGAGCCAGGGGATCCTGTTCATCCTCGCGATCGGGGCGGCCACCGACTACTCGCTGCTGGTGGTCTCGCGCTTCCGCGAGGAGCTGCGCGACCACGAGTCGCGCTTCACCGCGATGGGCCGGGCGCTGCGGGCCAGCTGGGAGCCGGTCGTGGCCTCGGGCCTCACCGTCGTGCTCGGCCTGCTCTGCCTGCTGCTCTCCGACCTCTCCAGCCTGGCCGGCCTCGGCCCGGTCGGCGCGCTGGGCATCGTCGGCGCCGTGCTGGCCTCGCTCACGCTGCTGCCCGCGATGCTGGTGCTGCTGGGCCGGGCGGCGTTCTGGCCGTTCATGCCCGCCTACGGCTCGGAGCACCGCGACGACCGGGGCGTCTGGGGCCGGGTGGCGCGGCTGGTGGGCCGCCGCGCCCCGGCGGTGGCCGTCGTGACCGCGCTCGTGCTGGGGGTGCTGGCGGCCTTCATCACCACCCTCGACGAGGACCCGGTGCCGCAGACCGAGCTGTTCCTGACCGAGGTCGACTCGGTGCGGGCCCAGGAGGTGCTCGACGCCCACTTCGAGTCCGACAGCTCCAGCCCGGTGCAGGTCGTCGTGCCCGCGGCCCGGCTGCAGGAGACCGTCGCGCTGCTGCAGGACCACCCCGGCATCGCACGCCCCACCGACCGCACCCCGACCGTGTTCGCGCTGCCGGCCTCGCCCGAGGACCCGACCACGCCCAAGGTCGTCGACGGCGAGGCGGTGGTGCTGGCCACCCTGGACGCCCCCGGCGACTCGGCCGCCGCCACCCGGACGCTGGAGCTGCTGCGCACCGACCTGCACACGCTCGACGACGACGTCCTGGTCGGCGGGTCGACGGCGATCCTCGTCGACACCCGCGACACCACGCAGCGCGACCGGGCGGTGGTGATCCCCGCGATCCTGCTGGTGATCCTCGTCGTGCTGGCCCTGCTGCTGCGCTCGCTCGTGGCGCCGCTGCTGCTGATCCTGGCCAACGTGCTGTCCTTCGGCGCCACCATGGGCGTCAGCGCGCTGGTCTTCGAGCACGTCTTCGACTACCCGGCCAGCGACCCCTCGACGTCGCTGATCGCGTTCGTCTTCCTGGTCGCGCTCGGCATCGACTACTCCATCTTCCTGATGACCCGCGTCCGCGAGGAGTCGCTGCGGCGCGGCACCCGGCCGGGCATCCTCAAGGGCCTCTCGGTCACCGGCGGCGTCATCACCTCGGCCGGGGTGGTGCTCGCCGCGACCTTCACCGCGCTCGGTGTGATCCCGATCCTGTTCCTGGCCCAGATCGCCTTCATCGTGGCCTTCGGCGTGCTGCTGGACGCCCTCGTGGTCCGCTCGCTGCTCGTCCCGGCCCTGTGCCACTGGATCGGGCCGGGCATTTGGTGGCCCAGCCGACTGGCCCGCCGCCCCTGA
- a CDS encoding YbaK/EbsC family protein, whose amino-acid sequence MPRLGTLDLVPATSRPDLLADPVRRALDAWPHADEVLLAVIDPALADTAAMSEAYDVSLEASANCVVVMGRRGGEERTAACLVRADTRADVNTVVKRLLDVRKCSFLDHDRAVAETGMEHGGITPVGLPDGWRLLLDERVVDVEQAVVGSGVRGSKLVLPGRLLAELPGAEVVAGLAG is encoded by the coding sequence ATGCCCCGACTCGGCACCCTCGACCTGGTCCCCGCGACCTCACGTCCCGACCTGCTCGCCGATCCCGTACGCCGCGCGCTCGACGCCTGGCCGCACGCGGACGAGGTCCTGCTGGCCGTGATCGACCCGGCCCTGGCCGACACCGCTGCGATGTCCGAGGCCTACGACGTCTCGCTGGAGGCGAGCGCCAACTGCGTCGTGGTGATGGGCAGGCGTGGCGGCGAGGAGCGCACCGCGGCGTGCCTGGTCCGCGCCGACACCCGCGCCGACGTCAACACGGTGGTCAAGCGGCTGCTCGACGTGCGCAAGTGCTCCTTCCTCGACCACGACCGGGCGGTCGCCGAGACCGGCATGGAGCACGGCGGGATCACGCCGGTCGGCCTGCCCGACGGTTGGCGGCTGCTGCTCGACGAGCGGGTGGTCGACGTCGAGCAGGCGGTCGTCGGGAGCGGCGTACGCGGGTCCAAGCTGGTGCTGCCGGGCCGGCTCCTCGCCGAGCTGCCCGGCGCCGAGGTCGTCGCCGGCCTGGCGGGCTGA
- a CDS encoding glycerophosphodiester phosphodiesterase family protein, with amino-acid sequence MSGPLVIGHRGASGHRPEHTAAAYRLAWRSGADSVEPDVVATRDGVLVCRHDLELSRTTDVADHPELAHLRRRQVVDGQVEEGWFVHDLDLDQLRTLRARERWPRRRRRSAAFDDRLPILTLAELLELREQESARAGRALGVHVELKHGAHLAGLGLPLVEPLVDLLRQHRLTTALAPLTVMAFEADLLRGLRREVDVDLVQLVDKHQTKALRRGRLHKVGEYATGVGLHKQLALPRDAEGRSTGPGPAVERVQSRGLDVLVWTLRDENRYLPTELQVPGPSRRHGHADREVQALLALGVDGLLCDHPETAVEVISRRTAAVAV; translated from the coding sequence GTGAGCGGACCTCTCGTCATCGGCCACCGCGGCGCCAGCGGCCACCGCCCCGAGCACACCGCGGCGGCGTACCGGCTGGCCTGGCGCTCGGGCGCCGACTCCGTCGAGCCCGACGTCGTCGCGACGCGCGACGGCGTCCTGGTGTGCCGCCACGACCTCGAGCTCTCGCGCACGACCGACGTCGCCGACCACCCCGAGCTCGCCCACCTGCGCCGCCGGCAGGTCGTCGACGGGCAGGTCGAGGAGGGCTGGTTCGTCCACGACCTCGACCTCGACCAGCTGCGCACCCTGCGCGCCCGCGAGCGCTGGCCGCGGCGCCGGCGGCGCAGCGCCGCCTTCGACGACCGGCTGCCGATCCTCACCCTGGCCGAGCTGCTCGAGCTCCGCGAGCAGGAGTCGGCCCGCGCCGGTCGTGCGCTCGGCGTCCACGTCGAGCTCAAGCACGGCGCCCACCTCGCCGGCCTCGGGCTGCCGCTCGTCGAGCCGCTGGTCGACCTGCTGCGGCAGCACCGGCTCACCACCGCGCTGGCGCCGCTCACCGTGATGGCCTTCGAGGCCGACCTGCTGCGCGGGCTGCGTCGCGAGGTCGACGTCGACCTGGTGCAGCTCGTCGACAAGCACCAGACCAAGGCGCTGCGGCGCGGCCGGCTGCACAAGGTGGGGGAGTACGCCACCGGGGTCGGCCTGCACAAGCAGCTCGCCCTGCCCCGCGACGCCGAGGGCCGCTCGACCGGACCGGGTCCGGCCGTGGAGCGGGTGCAGTCGCGCGGGCTCGACGTGCTCGTCTGGACGCTGCGCGACGAGAACCGCTACCTGCCCACCGAGCTGCAGGTCCCCGGCCCGTCCCGCCGCCACGGCCACGCCGATCGCGAGGTCCAGGCGCTGCTCGCCCTCGGGGTCGACGGCCTGCTCTGCGACCACCCCGAGACCGCCGTCGAGGTCATCTCGCGGCGTACGGCTGCGGTGGCGGTGTAG
- a CDS encoding sigma-70 family RNA polymerase sigma factor: MTTTAPPPSGADGSATTRSPLDEVRPVQETGAAAAHTAPTDTVDTASSDTETRAARRALARSNASQARNERTRELFTMALACESVVERQQLLDQVIVLHLELAHAEAKRYRSRGVPLDDLRQVAALALTKATNGYDVTTGHDFLSYAVPTIRGELRKHFRDHGWMIRPPRRIQELQARINVADAELANELGRAPLPAEIARRLGEPETSVIEALASDGCFVPASLDHPAGGDGLTTLGDLLPFDDLDHQASEARLVLRPVLRALSDRDRQILTMRFYEGLTQREIAGRIGVTQMQVSRLLTRILGQLRSDVGDLRGR; encoded by the coding sequence ATGACCACCACTGCTCCACCGCCTTCGGGCGCCGACGGCAGCGCGACGACGCGCTCGCCGCTCGACGAGGTGCGCCCGGTCCAGGAGACCGGCGCCGCCGCGGCCCACACGGCCCCCACGGACACCGTGGACACCGCTTCCTCCGACACCGAGACCCGGGCCGCTCGCCGCGCCCTGGCCCGGAGCAACGCCAGCCAGGCGCGCAACGAGCGCACCCGCGAGCTGTTCACGATGGCGCTGGCCTGCGAGTCGGTCGTGGAGCGGCAGCAGCTGCTCGACCAGGTGATCGTGCTGCACCTCGAGCTCGCCCACGCCGAGGCCAAGCGCTACCGCTCCCGCGGCGTGCCGCTGGACGACCTGCGCCAGGTGGCGGCGCTCGCACTGACCAAGGCGACCAACGGCTACGACGTCACGACCGGTCACGACTTCCTGTCCTACGCCGTCCCGACGATCCGCGGCGAGCTGCGCAAGCACTTCCGCGACCACGGCTGGATGATCCGCCCGCCCCGTCGCATCCAGGAGCTGCAGGCCCGCATCAACGTGGCCGACGCGGAGCTGGCCAACGAGCTCGGCCGCGCGCCCCTCCCCGCCGAGATCGCACGACGGCTCGGGGAGCCCGAGACCTCGGTGATCGAGGCGCTGGCGAGCGACGGCTGCTTCGTGCCCGCCTCGCTCGACCACCCCGCCGGCGGCGACGGCCTCACCACGCTCGGCGACCTGCTCCCCTTCGACGACCTCGACCACCAGGCCTCCGAGGCCCGGCTGGTGCTGCGCCCGGTGCTGCGCGCGCTCTCCGACCGCGACCGCCAGATCCTGACGATGCGGTTCTACGAGGGCCTCACCCAGCGCGAGATCGCCGGCCGCATCGGGGTCACCCAGATGCAGGTCTCCCGGCTGCTCACCCGGATCCTCGGCCAGCTCCGCAGCGACGTCGGCGACCTCAGGGGTCGCTGA